The genomic region CGTAGAAGCTCAAAAACTATTGGAAATAAGTCTAGAAGGATCAGTAGGATAAATCAATTCAAAACTCAATAACTATGAAACGATTAATCGTTTTGTGTTTTATAGCAATTGCTACAATTGCTTGTAAAAAGCAAGAAAACCCAGTAGAGGATGTTGTAGCGCCTAGGACATCAAGTGCAACATTTGTAGAAGATGAAAATACCTTTAAAGGTGAGTTCATCTTATTAGACGACGCCGCTGTTCTTACCAGTAAAAACGATATTTATGCCGTGCGCATAGATGACAAGTTAAAAGAGCTTCATGAACTAGCGTTACCTTTACAAAAGACAAAATTTGATATGGTAAATGTAATTGTGAAAGGAGAATTAACACCCAATCCATTGCTGCTAGAAACAGGTGAAGGCTGGGAACAAATGCTTATCATAAAAGAAATAATAGAAGTAACACCAGCAACTAGTGCTGCAGTAGTTGCACCCATCAATTAATACAGATACAAGAAGTTAAATAACAGCTATGTTAAAGATCAAAGACTTGCATGCCTCAATCGAGGATAAAGAAATATTAAAAGGAATCAATCTAGAAGTAAAAGCTGGTGAGGTTCATGCCATTATGGGACCTAACGGTTCTG from Nonlabens arenilitoris harbors:
- a CDS encoding component of SufBCD complex gives rise to the protein MKRLIVLCFIAIATIACKKQENPVEDVVAPRTSSATFVEDENTFKGEFILLDDAAVLTSKNDIYAVRIDDKLKELHELALPLQKTKFDMVNVIVKGELTPNPLLLETGEGWEQMLIIKEIIEVTPATSAAVVAPIN